One Drosophila subobscura isolate 14011-0131.10 chromosome U, UCBerk_Dsub_1.0, whole genome shotgun sequence DNA window includes the following coding sequences:
- the LOC117900305 gene encoding pickpocket protein 28, which yields MSEIKVDPELEEEQKPCNILPGPELLALPVFVQRASIASAALSDVPSDVIIKSRIRYGSPLSACKGLLLEYSKNTTIHGIRYLFEVHRPIYEKVYWLFFTCISVYFAISLIWDTYLKWQESPVILGFDETLVPVHKIPFPTITICPEIKMERNLFDYTNVSRLLWEEYQKNGNATSMDDEELSRMAAAMHICDPDVVHRFMPILSQMNPPFVDITETLIELSISKNETGPFCKWNGRFYFCDKIFDFVATDEGICYQFNGLRPKDIYRDENYISYKDPDIVDFNNFFDTELPRWNNISGNWSLDTGFVDQGQNAYPQRTVFSSVGNGFFAFLQGLQHNFDYDCRSFKQGYKVFLNSPESVPLTSGNYILVPHGDEVLVSVLPNYVMSTDNLHEISPEKRQCLFDDERSLAFFRSYSQSNCQTECLANFTVSKCGCAKFWMPKPLGTLVCGLDDINCYTAAQDELYTLLQNQTMEKSVNDNVEIMCNCMPACTSLEYNFEISRARYDVAKTIRAFREVYEHTDAIGSRLSVYFKEHQFTAIKRTILFGVSTLISNCGGICGLFMGISCLSFLELLYFFCMRICGSCRDRRKHKIQSVCPEDEPEDKLD from the exons ATGTCCGAGATCAAGGTTGATCCCGAGTTGGAGGAAGAGCAGAAACCCTGCAACATATTACCTGGCCCAGAGCTACTGGCCCTGCCGGTATTCGTTCAGAGGGCCAGCATCGCCTCGGCGGCTTTGAGTGATGTGCCCAGCGACGTGATCATCAAGTCTCGCATTCGATATGGAAGTCCTTTGTCCGCCTGCAAGGGTCTGTTGCTGGAGTACTCAAAGAACACGACCATACACGGCATACGATATCTGTTTGAGGTTCATCGTCCCATCTATGAGAA AGTATATTGGCTGTTCTTTACATGCATTTCCGTgtattttgccatttccctCATTTGGGACACGTATCTTAAGTGGCAGGAGTCACCGGTAATACTTGGCTTCGACGAGACTCTGGTGCCAGTGCACAAGATACCATTTCCTACGATTACCATTTGTCCGGAAATCAAAATGGAACGCAATCTCTTTGATTATACGAATGTATCGCGTTTGCTCTGGGAGGAATACCAAAAGAATGGCAATGCCACCAGCATGGATGATGAAGA ATTATCGCGCATGGCTGCTGCCATGCACATCTGTGATCCGGATGTCGTGCATCGTTTTATGCCCATACTCTCGCAAATGAATCCACCCTTTGTGGACATTACCGAAACCTTAATTGAGCTGAGTATATCGAAGAATGAGACGGGTCCCTTTTGCAAATGGAATGGccgcttttatttttgcgaCAAGATATTCGATTTTGTGGCCACCGATGAGGGAATTTGCTATCAATTCAATGGCTTACGACCCAAGGACATTTATCGTGACGAAAACTACATCAGCTACAAGGATCCCGATATTGTggatttcaataatttttttgACACAGAATTGCCGCGTTGGAACAACATCAGTGGCAATTGGTCGCTGGATACGGGTTTCGTGGATCAAGGACAAAATGCCTATCCACAGCGTACGGTTTTCTCGTCCGTGGGCAATGGATTCTTTGCCTTTCTGCAGGGACTGCAGCACAATTTTGACTACGATTGCCGCAGTTTCAAACAGGGCTATAAG GTCTTTCTCAACTCCCCGGAGAGTGTTCCGCTCACGTCAGGCAATTATATTCTTGTTCCCCATGGCGATGAGGTGTTGGTCAGTGTATTGCCTAACTATGTCATGTCTACCGACAATTTACACGAAATCAGCCCCGAAAA GCGGCAGTGTTTGTTCGATGATGAGCGTTCCTTGGCCTTTTTCCGTTCATATTCGCAAAGCAATTGCCAAACCGAATGCCTGGCTAACTTTACAGTTTCCAAGTGTGGCTGTGCCAAATTCTGGATGCCca AACCTTTGGGCACTCTAGTGTGTGGTTTGGATGACATTAATTGCTATACGGCTGCCCAGGACGAGCTTTATACATTGTTACAAAATCAAACCATGGAAAAGAGTGTCAATGATAATGTGGAAATTATGTGCAACTGCATGCCGGCCTGCACATCGTTGGAATATAATTTTGAGATATCCCGAGCACGATATGATGTTGCCAAGACCATTAGGGCTTTTCGGGAGGTGTATGAGCACACTGA TGCCATTGGTTCACGTCTCTCTGTGTACTTTAAGGAGCATCAATTTACTGCCATCAAGCGCACCATTCTGTTTGGTGTCTCCACATTAATATCCAACTGCGGTGGCATCTGTGGCCTCTTCATGGGTATCTCGTGTCTCAGCTTCCTAGAGCTGCTCTATTTCTTCTGCATGCGCATCTGTGGCAGTTGTCGCGATCGTCGTAAGCACAAGATACAATCCGTGTGCCCAGAGGATGAGCCTGAGGATAAACTGGACTAA